From the Haladaptatus caseinilyticus genome, the window GAAGGGACTGACCAATATTCGCGATCCAGCAAAGAAAGAGCTCAAACGGCTGCTCGATCGGTCATTCAACATCTCTCGCCAAGGGCGCAAACGCTCGCAGCTCATTTTGAATGCGGACGAACTCGCTAATTTCGTTGCCGTCCCGAGTGCACATACACTGACCACTGAGGGTGCTCGTGGTACTCGTGGCAAAGAGCGGCTCCGCCAGCCGTTGTCACTCCCAGCACCGGAGATGTTGGACCGGTTGTCAGCACCCGGCATGGCGATTGGTCTGCCGCTCAAAGATCGAAACCAACCACTTGATGACGCGGTGTATGCCCACATATCGACACTCGTTACACACTACATTCGCGCTGCCTCGACTGGCTCGGGCAAGTCAAAAAGCGTCCAGAATGACATGCTGACACTGAGCGAGCACGTCGGCGGTCCAACAGTGTTGCTCGAGTCGAAAGGCGATGCAATGGTTGAAAACTACCTCAAAGCTCATTACGCGAAATTCGGCACGCTCGATAACGTCTATCACTTTGATGCGCCGGAGATGTTACCAGCCTTCTCGTTTTTCGATATTCGTCCCAAGCTTGCGATGGGCCGCCGCCGTGAAGATGCAATCCAGGATACCGTCGAGCATTTTCACGAGGTCATGCGGCTGATTCTCGGGAAAGAAACACACGATCGGGCATTTGTTGCGAACGAGATTTTGACGTTCTTGATCAAAGCACTGTTTGATAAGGAGTACGGGCAAGACGCGTTTAGTCTCGATACGCTTATTGAGGCCGTCTATCAGATGCGCCATGAGCGCATTATTCCGGAAATTTGTGCTGAGAATGCCCACATCGAGCGGGCGTTACTCCAGCAATGTGAGTTGGACGAGTCGCAATTCCAACAGTCAATGGGTGGGGCTGCGAATCGACTGAACAAGCTGGTCGAACTCGAACATCTCTATCAGATCTTCAATCACGTCCCTGAGTGGGATGATGAGGCTGGCGAATACACTGAGAACGTCTTCGACTTTCGACATTTTCTCGATGAAGACGTAGTGATTCTATTCGACATCGGTGAATTGCGTACCGACTCGCGCAACGCGCTGACGATGGTTCTGCTGAGCAATCTCTGGGATGCGGCGCAGGGATGGTCCGATGAGAACAGGACAGGAGAGGACAAACCAGTGACGAGTGATGAGAAGATTGCGAACGTTATTATTGAAGAGGCAGCAGCGGTTGCGACGTCTGAACTCGTCTATGAGGAATTCTTGCCCCAAGGACGGGGCTTTGGGGTGAGCCTTGGCCTGATCATGCAGTACCCCGACCAAGTGAACGATCACAGTCGGTCAAATCGACCGTATAAGGAGATTTTGAACAACGTGAAGACGAAAATCATCGGGAACATCGAGGTTGACGATGAGCTCGCGAAATCAATGGCCCATGAGAATTTGTCTACACAAGACCTTAGCAAGCGGATACAACGGTTGCCGTCTGGCGAGTGGATCGTGCAACTCCCGAGTCCCGGTTTTGGCAAAACCGATCCGACAACATTCTCGCTTGCTCCGTTGCCAATTCCCGAGGGACATCCGGAAAGTGATGAGCCACTCGCCGGTGACGCACACCACCTCTTTGAAGAGATGGCCCGCCCGCAGGTCAGACGCCGAACCCAGACCGAATGCAGTATCCACAATCGTCCGAGCACAATCGGGCATGGGGATGCACGGGATACGCTTGCAGAGATGGGTGGTGAAGGTGAAGACACTGCAGGCACAGACGGGTCTCAAGAGCACACACCCGACGCTGAAGCTGCCGACGGTGGCACTCCAGCCGAGACACCCTTCTTCGGTGGAAGCGATGTGAGTGACGCCACAGACACAGCTGCAGACGGCGAGGTCGAATCGGACACTGAAGACACACCAGCCAGCGACCGACCGAGTGACGACCCGGATTTCGGACGCGCTTCCATGTTCGGCGCTCCGTCGTCGGAGCAGTCACCAGCCGAAGACCCACCGAACTCCACATCGTCCGAGCAGACAGAAACAGGCAGTCGAGATGAACGTAGTAGCGAAGGAGAGGCGGGAACCACAGACGCAGGCCAAGAGCCGAGGGACACGGACGACGAGGCCGAACGATCGAGTGATGCTACACTCTCCGAGCACGTTCGCTACAATACGGAGACCGATTGCTACGTCTGTGATCTCTGTGGCACCGAATATGCCGATGCTGAGAAGCGACGAGCAAGCGCCTGCTGTCAGTTCGCATCCAAAGACGAGGTCTTCGTTGCCGCTCGTCGAGCGCACAAAACGACTGATTCTACCAGTGATCTTCTCGATCGACTCAAGAAAATCGCTGCTCATGCCGAAGACTACGGCATCGAAATCTCTATCCAGGAGTTTGTCTCGCTCGATGTATCTGCCGCTGCACCGCCCACAAATGGTAACGAGGACGAATCAGAAGACATCCTCGAAACGGAACACCCCCAGTCGTCCGATGACGGCACAGCGACGCGCTTCAGTGACGCAACGACACATGTTCCAGACGCAACGCTCCGGGCAGAAGGAGTAATGCGTGATGAGGCAGCGTTCCTCGAGCTCGTACTGGATGCAATGAACCACCAACTCGACGAGTATTCGCTCCAAGAGAGCATGACTGTGCTCGAAGAACCATTTGCTGATCTCGATGTCGAGGCACTCATAGAGAAAGGATTTCTCGAGGAACACCGCTCCTTCCGCCAGAAGTACTACACCGTATTGCCAGCTGGACGGCGGTTTCTGGATCGCTCGCTAGAGGCCGGTCCAGGTGTCGGCGATCTCGGTGAGAAAACGCCGCACAAGGCTGGAGTTGTCTTTCTCGACGCCTGGCTCACCCAACAAGAAGACGTCGCCCGCACGGAAGTCTACTATCAACACTGGGAGGACACAGTCTTCGACGTCGCTGGCTTCGACACTGCAGACGACCTCATCTGGGTCGGTGAAGTGGAAACTCCGAGCAATAATCCAGAGGCGTTGATTGCGGACTATGAGAAGCTGGCGAGCGTCGACGCCGCTGCCGTGTGGGCCGGTGAAGATAAAGCATTCATCCTAGATGCAATCGAGACACTCACCGATGCCGGGAGAGTCGAGTTCTCGCTGAGTTCGACCCAACGACGGACGATTAGCTCGCTTCGTGCAGCGATCGGCGGATACGACGATCCGGGGATGACGGCACTCCACACGTTTCGAAGTCTCGAAGCGGAGGTCTTCGACTAACAATGCCCCCACCATGGCGACCCGCGACACGTGAGGACCTCCACACCTACTACACAGAGACGTTTCCCGAGTACGTCGACGCGCTACCGTCATTCGTTACCCTCGATGGACCGAAGCAGTACGCCATCGCGTTCCGCGAGCCATACCCGATCCGGAAGCAGCACGCCCCCGAGCGGACGTTCATCCGCCGTGATACATGGCAGACCAATGGATCCAGCGACCGCACGAACCAGCAGTTCAATTCACAGGATCATCTCGTCGAGTTCATCCAGTATCCCGCACGATACGACCCCGCTCAAGGGAGTGGCTATGCACTCGCCGATCCGGATCTCCTCGAACGCCCAGAGCCACGTCCCGAGGCCGTCTACTATGCACTCGATCACTGGGAGCGGCCGTGGGTGCTCGCGGTTGATATCGACGCGAAAGATATCGCAGCACAGCGCGCTTCCTGTGAAACCACCGCTAATGAGACCAACGACGATGCTGAAACCGAGCAGCTTCGAGCAGCGGGTATCCTGGATAATGCGCCCGAAGGCTACCCGTACGCGTTCACGGATATCGAGGACGCCCTGGAATACGGATTCATCGTTCAGGAAATTTTCGAGGACGACTTCGCGGCCACGGAGACATTGGTGGTCTACTCGGGGCAAGGCTGTCATATCTACCTGCTCAATACCGACCACAAGCACCGCTATGACGAGCAAAGCCGCGAGGTGATCAACGACTTGTTGCTTGAGGAGTATGAGATCCCCATCGACCCGGTCGTCACGGCTGATCGCCGTCGCGTGATGCGCCTGCCGTATTCGCTCCACGCCGACGTCTCCCGTATCGTCCAACCGATCGAGAGCCCTGATTTCGACTTTCGAACCGAGGCCGTTCCCAGTTTTTTCGAACCATGACCCGGAAGACTCCACTGAACGACGAGCATATGGCGTATCGCGTAGCAGTACTGCCTCGCGATGAAGGCCAGGTCCAACTCACACAACTGTTCGAACGTGGGTATCAGCGGTGGACGGTCGATGATACGCAAGAAACTGAAAAACTGCTCGCGGATATCGAGCGGTTCACGTGTGATGCATTCACGCCAAGCACACGCCGGAAGGCTGCAGAGCGACCGTATGTTGACGATCCAGGAATGGTTGCCATCCTTGCAACCCTCGGTGCGATCTGTATCATGGATCACCCGAAACTCGAAGATACACCCCCGCGTCATCTCGCACTTCTTGAGGATTTGCGGGAACTCTATGTGAACAATATCGCCTCGCTCATTCGTGAGTATGATGATTTTACCCTGCACCAGGAAATCGGCGAAATTCTATATGCGAAAGAGCCGGGTGAAGACGGCCCGCATTCTGGGCGTGTCTGTACAGACATCACGACACGTCCGGAGTTCAGCGGAGGCTACTATCTTGAAATCCCACTTGTTGCTGCCTCGCGGAAATGCTTGGCACGGACGGATCGTGATGGCGATCAACAAGGCGAGATCCAAGCACACGTCGCCGATAACCATCTGTACGTCCCTGTCTCGGATTTCATGCAGAAGTATCGGTCGTATGCCGAGGACGCATTCTCACGGTTGCTTGCGGCACAAGAAGAAGCACTCACGCCTGAGCAGCGCAGTTGGTTGACTGCGAACGAGTCGGCGATTACCGAACGGATCGACCGGTTTTTCGCCGCTGGACAAACGCACCGAATCTGGCGGAACTGGAGCCGCCAGAAACAGCGACTCCGGACGATCATTAACGCTGTCCACGCGGTGGACGACGATGTCGCCCAACTTGGCCAGACACATACCGCACGCGAACTCTATGCCGCCCTCGAGGCGTACAAGCCTGAGCGTCAATGGGAGCAACATGTGTGTGAGTCTATCTCGACGCCACGCAGTCTCGGGACGATTCTCTCTACGAACCGAGATCATCCAAGCGTCACTGTCGAAAACGATCGCTTAAACCGGTATACGCTTACTCAGTACAGCGATGGCGCACAACCGATCCATGTCGACGATCTCGAGGATCTCTTCGAGCTCCCCTGTCTGGCGGCCATGGATGAGCGGCTGCAGGAGAAAAAACCCGTCCGCAAAGACCTCTACAATCTCGTGCGAATGGCGTGGTGGCTGCCCCAGTACCGAGACGCGAGTGCGGGCGAATTCATCAATGATATGAAAGAGTTGTTCGCCCAGTGGCCGTGGTACGATGACGACGTGACCGAGTACCAGATTCGGTACGAGCTTGAGAACGATATTGGTGGTGAGATCCCCCTCCCAATGAATTGTTCGAATGATGATATGCAGCGCTATTGCATCGGGTGTGATCAATGTCCATACTCGATCTATGGCAGTCTTCCATTTCCTGATGAGATGTATGATCTGCTTGAGGAGCGGTCTGAAACTTCACTCATCTAGGTCCCTGCCATCCGATTCAATCTCTTACTCTATCAGATCACAGTACATTGATTGTTCTCGCTTTTCACTCCATCGAGACCTCGTTTTTGCAAACACGATTTAGCGGCTCTACCTCGATATGATAACGGTTTCAGCGGTTTTGACCCTGTATTTTTCACATAGCATCGGTGATAAGTTTCATATAGCATGTTGAACATGAATGGCCTTCAGACCAAAGGTGCTGATTTTGGCACGTAGAGTCTCTCAAACGCCACATTTATCATTTTGCGGTTCGGTTTCGATTTGCAAACGCGATTTTACGCCCTTAGAACAGCTTAATCCAGTTTGTATGAATTCTCCGCTAGTATCAAGGCTTTGCGTACCTCCAAAATCGTCCAAAGTAATAGGGGGGTACGAAGAACAAACGGGACTAGCGCGACTAGGGGAAAGCAAGCGGAACAAGAAATCAGAGTAAATTGCGAAATTATCAGCAACCTAGAAGAAATGAGCCGAGCAACCTGGACGCTGAAAACAAAGTGGCGTGCGATAGTGCAGAAGAACAATGAGCAGTCAAACGGCGGATAGAACTGATGTGATAATGACCGCTGTTTTCTCTGAGACGTATTCTCAGAATCCAGATAATTGAAGAAGAGAACGCGTATCGGCTGTTAGTCGATCAACGGATGCTACGATGGAGTGAATCGAGTGGAACCTCGTCTCGTGAGCAGCATGAAATTGCGACCTCTTATCGTCATCTATCAAAATAAGTATCATAATGAGAATGCAAACTGGCCATCCCGAGAGAGAACAGACCAAGTCGCTATTTGGTTTTCGTAGTGTAGCAGCAACCAAAC encodes:
- a CDS encoding ATP-binding protein, giving the protein MTATRRYIRIEPAHERVTPSDIISRLAGLRKLKSGWKVKYHPLKNAPTFEFLALTQGNQTPVRFYLGVNDETLLSTIRSELTTAYPASYHLSEEELTLPDELLGPSTENTDTDEEDSPEPQSVDDARSELLNRTPIAARWRGIGTRSDDWMTPLTQYSQLHATDQRTDSASAKAPLATAVERLSQASAPTVLQVLFTRYADWEKAANTRKENIQTKHDGFVQSAKTSFNDMLRGYDEEEIRDRRRGRDAPQIGENIRQSPNATSGGAASRQALIDQKNPSQTYLVNMRAAGVPPADATETTIGTVHSEVDALANAFNHLGGAYYELDGSRLAKGLTNIRDPAKKELKRLLDRSFNISRQGRKRSQLILNADELANFVAVPSAHTLTTEGARGTRGKERLRQPLSLPAPEMLDRLSAPGMAIGLPLKDRNQPLDDAVYAHISTLVTHYIRAASTGSGKSKSVQNDMLTLSEHVGGPTVLLESKGDAMVENYLKAHYAKFGTLDNVYHFDAPEMLPAFSFFDIRPKLAMGRRREDAIQDTVEHFHEVMRLILGKETHDRAFVANEILTFLIKALFDKEYGQDAFSLDTLIEAVYQMRHERIIPEICAENAHIERALLQQCELDESQFQQSMGGAANRLNKLVELEHLYQIFNHVPEWDDEAGEYTENVFDFRHFLDEDVVILFDIGELRTDSRNALTMVLLSNLWDAAQGWSDENRTGEDKPVTSDEKIANVIIEEAAAVATSELVYEEFLPQGRGFGVSLGLIMQYPDQVNDHSRSNRPYKEILNNVKTKIIGNIEVDDELAKSMAHENLSTQDLSKRIQRLPSGEWIVQLPSPGFGKTDPTTFSLAPLPIPEGHPESDEPLAGDAHHLFEEMARPQVRRRTQTECSIHNRPSTIGHGDARDTLAEMGGEGEDTAGTDGSQEHTPDAEAADGGTPAETPFFGGSDVSDATDTAADGEVESDTEDTPASDRPSDDPDFGRASMFGAPSSEQSPAEDPPNSTSSEQTETGSRDERSSEGEAGTTDAGQEPRDTDDEAERSSDATLSEHVRYNTETDCYVCDLCGTEYADAEKRRASACCQFASKDEVFVAARRAHKTTDSTSDLLDRLKKIAAHAEDYGIEISIQEFVSLDVSAAAPPTNGNEDESEDILETEHPQSSDDGTATRFSDATTHVPDATLRAEGVMRDEAAFLELVLDAMNHQLDEYSLQESMTVLEEPFADLDVEALIEKGFLEEHRSFRQKYYTVLPAGRRFLDRSLEAGPGVGDLGEKTPHKAGVVFLDAWLTQQEDVARTEVYYQHWEDTVFDVAGFDTADDLIWVGEVETPSNNPEALIADYEKLASVDAAAVWAGEDKAFILDAIETLTDAGRVEFSLSSTQRRTISSLRAAIGGYDDPGMTALHTFRSLEAEVFD
- a CDS encoding bifunctional DNA primase/polymerase; the protein is MPPPWRPATREDLHTYYTETFPEYVDALPSFVTLDGPKQYAIAFREPYPIRKQHAPERTFIRRDTWQTNGSSDRTNQQFNSQDHLVEFIQYPARYDPAQGSGYALADPDLLERPEPRPEAVYYALDHWERPWVLAVDIDAKDIAAQRASCETTANETNDDAETEQLRAAGILDNAPEGYPYAFTDIEDALEYGFIVQEIFEDDFAATETLVVYSGQGCHIYLLNTDHKHRYDEQSREVINDLLLEEYEIPIDPVVTADRRRVMRLPYSLHADVSRIVQPIESPDFDFRTEAVPSFFEP
- a CDS encoding primase-associated protein, whose protein sequence is MTRKTPLNDEHMAYRVAVLPRDEGQVQLTQLFERGYQRWTVDDTQETEKLLADIERFTCDAFTPSTRRKAAERPYVDDPGMVAILATLGAICIMDHPKLEDTPPRHLALLEDLRELYVNNIASLIREYDDFTLHQEIGEILYAKEPGEDGPHSGRVCTDITTRPEFSGGYYLEIPLVAASRKCLARTDRDGDQQGEIQAHVADNHLYVPVSDFMQKYRSYAEDAFSRLLAAQEEALTPEQRSWLTANESAITERIDRFFAAGQTHRIWRNWSRQKQRLRTIINAVHAVDDDVAQLGQTHTARELYAALEAYKPERQWEQHVCESISTPRSLGTILSTNRDHPSVTVENDRLNRYTLTQYSDGAQPIHVDDLEDLFELPCLAAMDERLQEKKPVRKDLYNLVRMAWWLPQYRDASAGEFINDMKELFAQWPWYDDDVTEYQIRYELENDIGGEIPLPMNCSNDDMQRYCIGCDQCPYSIYGSLPFPDEMYDLLEERSETSLI